The stretch of DNA CTTCAATACGAAAAATCACCTCAACAAACTAACTGTTCTTATTGGATTATTGATGGGAAAGGCAAACATAAAAGAAGTCGCAATGGCATTTTAGTTAATGGCAATAAAACTTCGCTACATCGTCTCAAATCTGGAGATTTAGTTGAGATTGGAGAAACTATTAAAATTACCTATAACTATATTCCTTACAATACTGAAACTCACGAATTTTTAGAATATTGTGAAGTTGAAAAACCTCAACAAAAAACCAAAAACAAGAATCTTAGTTATAAAGATACTATTATTTTAAATTCAGACGAAATTTA from Stanieria cyanosphaera PCC 7437 encodes:
- a CDS encoding FHA domain-containing protein, translating into MSKPKPKLTLIKFDQANLLEGRHILIVESPESKRAVVLNSSIFLIGRHPQSSLVLTNNMVSRCHATIAWLQYEKSPQQTNCSYWIIDGKGKHKRSRNGILVNGNKTSLHRLKSGDLVEIGETIKITYNYIPYNTETHEFLEYCEVEKPQQKTKNKNLSYKDTIILNSDEI